In Musa acuminata AAA Group cultivar baxijiao chromosome BXJ2-8, Cavendish_Baxijiao_AAA, whole genome shotgun sequence, one genomic interval encodes:
- the LOC135581429 gene encoding 1-phosphatidylinositol-3-phosphate 5-kinase FAB1A-like isoform X6 has protein sequence MNGLSPYATPPLSPMSSYASDIWTGLNLQGREDGCGVIDTGEKQRGKSIEASFARTSTDGSGHHILTGKNLSSSSLDSNEEENKVVNHILDDVQAKNVGLDSFKVEDLVDNDSPTMLPNFETDPDIWDPPEPECMEDDEPSIADNYEDDEYGSTEWKQPSSLSILDEHQGINHSFREKRQKAMLEEMNRQFKVLVSRFLASEGISFSGLDDGQSWQDIVASLSWKAALLVKPDATEGRAMDPGSYVKVKCVASGSRHQSELIKGLVFKKHAAHKHMPTKFKNPKLLLLQGALGHSAVGLSSFDSMGQEKDYLRSLAEMIEACHPNVVLVEKNISRDIQESLTEKGITVVSDMKLHRLERISLCTGSPIISCANFPAKLILPQCDSFHIERFVEECNNISEGGRKSSKTLMFLEGFSRPLGCTILLKGAQSDELKKIKQVVQYTVFAAYNLILETSFLADQRLLLSDKNAVRERSANFRTRPVLSISSDATKYSDSLEGCLSTVASENALDVPIYNESLGIINDTAFSASQDTSLNSELLHTLSDKSSSIGMLMLLSPLQPQLLLSPLSASQEKFQGVNFQPLKSNHEPSHFFMNNRPFDGPSIAPHALLDVSDHENPVSSDVSEEKIDEVLYFKKTGPARDSTQGIDTDACSTVESKPQDDMESVLNSQSIVVLLSKQCTIKGVICRHSHLSRIRYYGHFDVSLGRFLRDILLNQKSCSSCGKPPEAHMYSYTHQNGNLSVHVRKLPPMLHLPGEAEGKIWMWTRCLRCKDGSGISTRRVVLSSSARYLSFGKFLELSFSCHSVARLSECGHMLHRDFLRFFGLGSKVAVFVYSSVKIYAACKPPLVLDINNPKRQEWLRREMEILLYRGRRLFSEVSNLLQNLKPIYSGTLAKQCVEVSGSLKNLSEVEEMLIQEKAEFEAPLLKAVDHSGQIEITPHEILGLKWLYQELLFELYVWDCRLGRLLQHTNFQQGKDILVHDDEVPKLPSHEDEPPRFTGSHHAQDMNINLDIESTEASIVTSHSYYKLLDIGPVEVEQSTDLPSPSEGKQSCQVVRVPISGDLQFDHSIQIVEEPYIEKKTDVELKKDEKVSGGEILAASLSNEHSNILDDIYAKSEGPEEMIWASFSDLKREYRRDLHSGSLHKFEFVNTYSPSHLSPIYQPSSGEMDLLHYSVGPNGNIMSASKDEISSIIACGLAILEDQHGLLDRVGKESGEIHKSHSLTSVNSEICTYWSSVGYSESGINLSRGASSLSFDESSTSISDGSLSVNQLLPSENLHPEVTVGTEKVSGKSIFSVVCIYAKQFYKLRKKYCPSELSYICSLSRCKKWDAQGGKSKAFFAKSLDDRFIIKQIKRTELDSFLKFGPDYFKHVFHSLDSGSDTCLAKIMGVYQVQQNIGGKEIKTDLMVMENLLYGHKISRTYDLKGTVFSRYIPDAKHGEKVLLDQNFVEDMDKSPIYVSGKTKHLLQRAIWNDTSFLTSINVMDYSLLVGVDDERQELVFGIIDYLRQYTWDKQLETWVKASMVVPKNELPTVISPKEYKKRFRKFMARYFLAVPLSWNCDHCSPSCIFCVDSKRNSAKIHNAELPEQS, from the exons ATGAATGGCTTAAGTCCCTACGCCACTCCTCCTCTAAGTCCTATGTCAAGCTATGCGA GTGATATCTGGACTGGTTTGAATTTGCAGGGCAG GGAGGACGGATGTGGTGTTATAGATACTGGTGAAAAACAGAGAGGTAAAAGTATTGAGGCTTCTTTTGCCAGGACCAGTACAGATGGCTCTGGACATCACATTTTAACTGGAAAAAATTTATCATCCAGTTCATTAGACAGTAATGAAGAGGAAAACAAAGTTGTCAATCACATCCTGGATGATGTTCAAGCCAAAAATGTTGGTCTTGACTCATTTAAGGTGGAGGATCTGGTCGACAATGATAGTCCTACAATGTTACCTAATTTTGAAACTGATCCTGACATCTGGGACCCGCCTGAACCAGAATGCATGGAAGATGACGAACCCAGCATTGCCGATAATTATGAAGATGACGAATATGGTAGTACTGAGTGGAAACAGCCAAGCTCCTTGAGCATTTTAGATGAACATCAAGGGATCAACCACAGTTTTAGAGAAAAAAGACAAAAGGCAATGTTGGAAGAAATGAACAGACAGTTCAAGGTTCTTGTAAGTCGTTTTTTGGCATCTGAAGGAATTTCTTTTTCTGGTCTAGACGATGGTCAGAGTTGGCAAGACATCGTTGCTTCCTTATCATGGAAAGCTGCACTGCTTGTCAAGCCTGATGCTACTGAAGGAAGGGCAATGGATCCTGGATCCTATGTGAAGGTGAAATGTGTTGCATCTGGTAGCCGGCATCAGAG TGAGCTGATCAAGGGTTTAGTTTTCAAAAAGCATGCTGCCCATAAACACATGCCAACCAAGTTCAAAAATCCTAAACTCCTACTGCTTCAGGGCGCCCTTGGCCATTCTGCAGTTGGTTTGTCATCATTTGATTCAATGGGACAG GAAAAGGACTATTTGAGGTCCCTCGCTGAGATGATAGAAGCTTGCCATCCAAATGTGGTTctggtggagaaaaatatttcccgTGACATACAAGAATCTCTTACAGAGAAAGGAATAACTGTGGTGTCTGATATGAAGCTCCATCGCTTGGAAAGGATTTCTCTTTGTACTGGTTCTCCTATCATTTCTTGTGCCAATTTTCCGGCAAAATTGATACTGCCGCAATGTGACTCCTTCCATATCGAAAGGTTTGTGGAGGAATGTAACAATATTAGTGAAGGTGGAAGGAAGTCAAGCAAAACCTTAATGTTTCTAGAGGGATTCTCAAGACCTTTGGGCTGTACA ATACTGCTGAAAGGAGCTCAAAGTGATGAACTGAAGAAGATTAAGCAAGTAGTTCAGTATACAGTCTTTGCAGCATACAATTTGATCCTTGAAACTTCATTCTTGGCAGATCAAAGATTGCTTTTATCTGATAAGAATGCTGTAAGAGAACGAAGTGCAAATTTTAGGACTAGACCGGTACTCTCAATTAGTTCTGACGCTACAAAGTATTCAGATAGTCTTGAAGGTTGCCTATCTACTGTGGCTTCAGAAAATGCACTAGATGTTCCCATATACAATGAATCATTAGGTATAATAAATGATACAGCTTTCTCTGCCTCCCAAGACACATCATTAAATTCTGAACTTCTACATACGCTTTCTGACAAATCCAGCAGCATTGGCATGCTTATGTTATTGTCACCTCTTCAACCTCAGCTATTGTTATCACCTCTCTCTGCCTCCCAAGAAAAATTCCAAGGAGTCAATTTTCAACCCCTCAAATCTAACCATGAACCTTCACACTTTTTCATGAATAACAGACCTTTTGATGGTCCAAGTATTGCCCCCCATGCGTTGTTGGATGTATCCGATCATGAAAACCCAGTAAGTTCTGATGTTAGTGAAGAAAAGATAGATGAAGTTCTTTATTTTAAAAAGACTGGACCAGCTAGAGATTCAACTCAAGGTATTGACACTGATGCTTGTAGCACTGTTGAAAGCAAACCTCAGGATGATATGGAGAGTGTATTAAATTCCCAGAGCATTGTAGTTTTGCTTTCTAAACAGTGTACAATAAAAGGAGTCATTTGCAGACATAGCCATCTTTCTCGCATAAGATATTATGGGCACTTTGATGTATCACTTGGACGATTTCTGAGAGACATTTTGCTTAATCAG AAGAGTTGTTCTTCTTGTGGTAAACCACCAGAAGCACATATGTACTCTTACACCCATCAGAATGGGAACCTAAGTGTGCATGTCAGGAAACTTCCTCCGATGTTACATTTGCCAGGTGAAGCTGAAGGAAAAATTTGGATGTGGACCCGTTGTTTGAGATGTAAGGATGGAAGTGGGATTTCCACAAGGAGGGTGGTCTTGTCTAGTTCAGCACGTTATCTGTCATTTGGGAAGTTTTTGGAGCTCAGCTTTTCATGCCATTCTGTGGCTAGACTATCAGAATGTGGACATATGCTGCACAGGGATTTTCTTCGGTTTTTTGG ATTAGGATCCAAGGTGGCAGTGTTTGTTTATTCATCAGTTAAGATCTATGCTGCTTGTAAGCCACCACTAGTTTTGGACATCAATAATCCAAAAAGACAAGAGTGGCTCAGGAGAGAAATGGAAATT CTTCTTTATCGAGGACGCAGATTATTCTCCGAAGTTTCAAACTTGTTGCAGAACTTGAAGCCTATATATTCTGGCACACTTGCAAAACAATGCGTGGAAGTTTCAGGTTCACTCAAAAACTTATCTGAAGTTGAAGAGATGCTGATACAGGAAAAGGCTGAATTTGAG GCTCCTTTGCTGAAGGCAGTAGATCATAGTGGACAAATTGAGATCACTCCTCATGAGATTCTTGGACTAAAGTGGCTATACCAGGAGCTCCTTTTTGAGTTGTATGTTTGGGACTGCCGTTTGGGTCGCCTTTTGCAGcatacaaattttcaacaaggaAAAGATATACTTGTACATGATGATGAAGTCCCCAAGCTGCCTAGTCATGAAGATGAACCACCCCGTTTCACTGGTAGCCATCATGCTCAAGACATGAATATTAATCTTGATATAGAATCAACAGAAGCTTCCATCGTAACAAGCCATAGCTACTATAAGCTTCTTGATATTGGACCTGTTGAGGTGGAGCAGTCAACTGATCTGCCATCACCTTCTGAAGGTAAGCAGAGTTGTCAGGTAGTACGTGTACCTATATCTGGTGATCTACAATTCGACCACTCTATACAAATTGTAGAAGAACCATATATTGAAAAGAAAACTGATGTTGAGCTTAAGAAGGATGAGAAAGTTTCTGGTGGTGAAATACTTGCTGCATCACTGTCAAACGAGCATTCGAACATTTTAGATGACATTTATGCAAAATCAGAAGGTCCAGAAGAAATGATCTGGGCTTCATTTTCTGATCTGAAAAGAGAATACAGAAGGGACCTCCATAGTGGTTCATTACATAAGTTTGAATTTGTTAATACCTATAGTCCATCTCACCTGTCTCCAATTTACCAGCCATCTAGTGGTGAAATGGACTTGTTGCACTATTCAGTTGGTCCTAATGGTAACATTATGTCTGCTTCCAAGGATGAGATATCAAGCATAATTGCATGTGGACTAGCTATATTAGAAGATCAGCATGGCTTGTTAGACAGGGTTGGAAAAGAATCAGGGGAGATACATAAATCTCATAGCTTGACATCTGTGAATTCTGAAATTTGTACATATTGGTCTTCTGTTGGATATTCAGAGTCTGGAATCAATTTGTCACGTGGTGCTTCCTCACTTTCATTTGATGAGTCATCTACCTCCATTTCTGATGGTTCATTATCTGTTAATCAACTGCTACCTTCAGAAAATCTGCATCCTGAAGTCACTGTGGGAACAGAGAAGGTTTCTGGGAAAAGTATATTCTCAGTAGTTTGTATATATGCAAAGCAATTCTATAAACTTAGAAAGAAATATTGTCCTTCTGAACTTTCCTACATATGTTCCCTAAGCCGTTGCAAGAAGTGGGATGCTCAAGGTGGGAAGAGTAAAGCTTTTTTTGCGAAGTCACTGGATGACAGATTCATAATTAAACAAATCAAGAGGACAGAACTGGATTCCTTCTTAAAATTTGGTCCTGATTATTTTAAGCATGTTTTTCACTCACTAGATTCAGGGAGCGATACTTGTCTCGCAAAGATCATGGGAGTATATCAG GTCCAGCAAAACATTGGTGGCAAGGAAATCAAAACTGATCTTATGGTGATGGAAAATCTACTTTATGGGCATAAAATTTCACGAACATATGATCTCAAGGGCACTGTCTTTTCTCGGTACATTCCAGATGCAAAGCATGGTGAAAAAGTTCTTTTGGATCAGAACTTCGTGGAGGACATGGATAAATCTCCCATTTATGTTAGTGGGAAGACTAAACATCTTCTGCAACGTGCCATTTGGAACGATACATCTTTTCTTACT TCTATAAATGTCATGGACTATTCTTTACTCGTTGGAGTGGATGATGAGCGACAAGAGCTTGTGTTTGGAATTATAGATTATTTGAGGCAGTATACCTGGGACAAACAGCTTGAGACTTGGGTGAAAGCTTCAATGGTTGTTCCTAAGAATGAACTGCCAACCGTTATTTCTCCAAAGGAGTACAAGAAAAGGTTTAGGAAGTTTATGGCCAGATATTTTTTGGCAGTTCCTCTTAGCTGGAACTGTGATCACTGTTCACCCTCATGCATATTCTGTGTTGATAGCAAGAGGAATTCAGCTAAAATACACAATGCAGAGCTGCCAGAACAGTCATAA
- the LOC135581429 gene encoding 1-phosphatidylinositol-3-phosphate 5-kinase FAB1A-like isoform X5 yields MNGLSPYATPPLSPMSSYASCSSSFGDIWTGLNLQGREDGCGVIDTGEKQRGKSIEASFARTSTDGSGHHILTGKNLSSSSLDSNEEENKVVNHILDDVQAKNVGLDSFKVEDLVDNDSPTMLPNFETDPDIWDPPEPECMEDDEPSIADNYEDDEYGSTEWKQPSSLSILDEHQGINHSFREKRQKAMLEEMNRQFKVLVSRFLASEGISFSGLDDGQSWQDIVASLSWKAALLVKPDATEGRAMDPGSYVKVKCVASGSRHQSELIKGLVFKKHAAHKHMPTKFKNPKLLLLQGALGHSAVGLSSFDSMGQEKDYLRSLAEMIEACHPNVVLVEKNISRDIQESLTEKGITVVSDMKLHRLERISLCTGSPIISCANFPAKLILPQCDSFHIERFVEECNNISEGGRKSSKTLMFLEGFSRPLGCTILLKGAQSDELKKIKQVVQYTVFAAYNLILETSFLADQRLLLSDKNAVRERSANFRTRPVLSISSDATKYSDSLEGCLSTVASENALDVPIYNESLGIINDTAFSASQDTSLNSELLHTLSDKSSSIGMLMLLSPLQPQLLLSPLSASQEKFQGVNFQPLKSNHEPSHFFMNNRPFDGPSIAPHALLDVSDHENPVSSDVSEEKIDEVLYFKKTGPARDSTQGIDTDACSTVESKPQDDMESVLNSQSIVVLLSKQCTIKGVICRHSHLSRIRYYGHFDVSLGRFLRDILLNQKSCSSCGKPPEAHMYSYTHQNGNLSVHVRKLPPMLHLPGEAEGKIWMWTRCLRCKDGSGISTRRVVLSSSARYLSFGKFLELSFSCHSVARLSECGHMLHRDFLRFFGLGSKVAVFVYSSVKIYAACKPPLVLDINNPKRQEWLRREMEILLYRGRRLFSEVSNLLQNLKPIYSGTLAKQCVEVSGSLKNLSEVEEMLIQEKAEFEAPLLKAVDHSGQIEITPHEILGLKWLYQELLFELYVWDCRLGRLLQHTNFQQGKDILVHDDEVPKLPSHEDEPPRFTGSHHAQDMNINLDIESTEASIVTSHSYYKLLDIGPVEVEQSTDLPSPSEGKQSCQVVRVPISGDLQFDHSIQIVEEPYIEKKTDVELKKDEKVSGGEILAASLSNEHSNILDDIYAKSEGPEEMIWASFSDLKREYRRDLHSGSLHKFEFVNTYSPSHLSPIYQPSSGEMDLLHYSVGPNGNIMSASKDEISSIIACGLAILEDQHGLLDRVGKESGEIHKSHSLTSVNSEICTYWSSVGYSESGINLSRGASSLSFDESSTSISDGSLSVNQLLPSENLHPEVTVGTEKVSGKSIFSVVCIYAKQFYKLRKKYCPSELSYICSLSRCKKWDAQGGKSKAFFAKSLDDRFIIKQIKRTELDSFLKFGPDYFKHVFHSLDSGSDTCLAKIMGVYQVQQNIGGKEIKTDLMVMENLLYGHKISRTYDLKGTVFSRYIPDAKHGEKVLLDQNFVEDMDKSPIYVSGKTKHLLQRAIWNDTSFLTSINVMDYSLLVGVDDERQELVFGIIDYLRQYTWDKQLETWVKASMVVPKNELPTVISPKEYKKRFRKFMARYFLAVPLSWNCDHCSPSCIFCVDSKRNSAKIHNAELPEQS; encoded by the exons ATGAATGGCTTAAGTCCCTACGCCACTCCTCCTCTAAGTCCTATGTCAAGCTATGCGAGTTGTTCTTCAAGCTTTG GTGATATCTGGACTGGTTTGAATTTGCAGGGCAG GGAGGACGGATGTGGTGTTATAGATACTGGTGAAAAACAGAGAGGTAAAAGTATTGAGGCTTCTTTTGCCAGGACCAGTACAGATGGCTCTGGACATCACATTTTAACTGGAAAAAATTTATCATCCAGTTCATTAGACAGTAATGAAGAGGAAAACAAAGTTGTCAATCACATCCTGGATGATGTTCAAGCCAAAAATGTTGGTCTTGACTCATTTAAGGTGGAGGATCTGGTCGACAATGATAGTCCTACAATGTTACCTAATTTTGAAACTGATCCTGACATCTGGGACCCGCCTGAACCAGAATGCATGGAAGATGACGAACCCAGCATTGCCGATAATTATGAAGATGACGAATATGGTAGTACTGAGTGGAAACAGCCAAGCTCCTTGAGCATTTTAGATGAACATCAAGGGATCAACCACAGTTTTAGAGAAAAAAGACAAAAGGCAATGTTGGAAGAAATGAACAGACAGTTCAAGGTTCTTGTAAGTCGTTTTTTGGCATCTGAAGGAATTTCTTTTTCTGGTCTAGACGATGGTCAGAGTTGGCAAGACATCGTTGCTTCCTTATCATGGAAAGCTGCACTGCTTGTCAAGCCTGATGCTACTGAAGGAAGGGCAATGGATCCTGGATCCTATGTGAAGGTGAAATGTGTTGCATCTGGTAGCCGGCATCAGAG TGAGCTGATCAAGGGTTTAGTTTTCAAAAAGCATGCTGCCCATAAACACATGCCAACCAAGTTCAAAAATCCTAAACTCCTACTGCTTCAGGGCGCCCTTGGCCATTCTGCAGTTGGTTTGTCATCATTTGATTCAATGGGACAG GAAAAGGACTATTTGAGGTCCCTCGCTGAGATGATAGAAGCTTGCCATCCAAATGTGGTTctggtggagaaaaatatttcccgTGACATACAAGAATCTCTTACAGAGAAAGGAATAACTGTGGTGTCTGATATGAAGCTCCATCGCTTGGAAAGGATTTCTCTTTGTACTGGTTCTCCTATCATTTCTTGTGCCAATTTTCCGGCAAAATTGATACTGCCGCAATGTGACTCCTTCCATATCGAAAGGTTTGTGGAGGAATGTAACAATATTAGTGAAGGTGGAAGGAAGTCAAGCAAAACCTTAATGTTTCTAGAGGGATTCTCAAGACCTTTGGGCTGTACA ATACTGCTGAAAGGAGCTCAAAGTGATGAACTGAAGAAGATTAAGCAAGTAGTTCAGTATACAGTCTTTGCAGCATACAATTTGATCCTTGAAACTTCATTCTTGGCAGATCAAAGATTGCTTTTATCTGATAAGAATGCTGTAAGAGAACGAAGTGCAAATTTTAGGACTAGACCGGTACTCTCAATTAGTTCTGACGCTACAAAGTATTCAGATAGTCTTGAAGGTTGCCTATCTACTGTGGCTTCAGAAAATGCACTAGATGTTCCCATATACAATGAATCATTAGGTATAATAAATGATACAGCTTTCTCTGCCTCCCAAGACACATCATTAAATTCTGAACTTCTACATACGCTTTCTGACAAATCCAGCAGCATTGGCATGCTTATGTTATTGTCACCTCTTCAACCTCAGCTATTGTTATCACCTCTCTCTGCCTCCCAAGAAAAATTCCAAGGAGTCAATTTTCAACCCCTCAAATCTAACCATGAACCTTCACACTTTTTCATGAATAACAGACCTTTTGATGGTCCAAGTATTGCCCCCCATGCGTTGTTGGATGTATCCGATCATGAAAACCCAGTAAGTTCTGATGTTAGTGAAGAAAAGATAGATGAAGTTCTTTATTTTAAAAAGACTGGACCAGCTAGAGATTCAACTCAAGGTATTGACACTGATGCTTGTAGCACTGTTGAAAGCAAACCTCAGGATGATATGGAGAGTGTATTAAATTCCCAGAGCATTGTAGTTTTGCTTTCTAAACAGTGTACAATAAAAGGAGTCATTTGCAGACATAGCCATCTTTCTCGCATAAGATATTATGGGCACTTTGATGTATCACTTGGACGATTTCTGAGAGACATTTTGCTTAATCAG AAGAGTTGTTCTTCTTGTGGTAAACCACCAGAAGCACATATGTACTCTTACACCCATCAGAATGGGAACCTAAGTGTGCATGTCAGGAAACTTCCTCCGATGTTACATTTGCCAGGTGAAGCTGAAGGAAAAATTTGGATGTGGACCCGTTGTTTGAGATGTAAGGATGGAAGTGGGATTTCCACAAGGAGGGTGGTCTTGTCTAGTTCAGCACGTTATCTGTCATTTGGGAAGTTTTTGGAGCTCAGCTTTTCATGCCATTCTGTGGCTAGACTATCAGAATGTGGACATATGCTGCACAGGGATTTTCTTCGGTTTTTTGG ATTAGGATCCAAGGTGGCAGTGTTTGTTTATTCATCAGTTAAGATCTATGCTGCTTGTAAGCCACCACTAGTTTTGGACATCAATAATCCAAAAAGACAAGAGTGGCTCAGGAGAGAAATGGAAATT CTTCTTTATCGAGGACGCAGATTATTCTCCGAAGTTTCAAACTTGTTGCAGAACTTGAAGCCTATATATTCTGGCACACTTGCAAAACAATGCGTGGAAGTTTCAGGTTCACTCAAAAACTTATCTGAAGTTGAAGAGATGCTGATACAGGAAAAGGCTGAATTTGAG GCTCCTTTGCTGAAGGCAGTAGATCATAGTGGACAAATTGAGATCACTCCTCATGAGATTCTTGGACTAAAGTGGCTATACCAGGAGCTCCTTTTTGAGTTGTATGTTTGGGACTGCCGTTTGGGTCGCCTTTTGCAGcatacaaattttcaacaaggaAAAGATATACTTGTACATGATGATGAAGTCCCCAAGCTGCCTAGTCATGAAGATGAACCACCCCGTTTCACTGGTAGCCATCATGCTCAAGACATGAATATTAATCTTGATATAGAATCAACAGAAGCTTCCATCGTAACAAGCCATAGCTACTATAAGCTTCTTGATATTGGACCTGTTGAGGTGGAGCAGTCAACTGATCTGCCATCACCTTCTGAAGGTAAGCAGAGTTGTCAGGTAGTACGTGTACCTATATCTGGTGATCTACAATTCGACCACTCTATACAAATTGTAGAAGAACCATATATTGAAAAGAAAACTGATGTTGAGCTTAAGAAGGATGAGAAAGTTTCTGGTGGTGAAATACTTGCTGCATCACTGTCAAACGAGCATTCGAACATTTTAGATGACATTTATGCAAAATCAGAAGGTCCAGAAGAAATGATCTGGGCTTCATTTTCTGATCTGAAAAGAGAATACAGAAGGGACCTCCATAGTGGTTCATTACATAAGTTTGAATTTGTTAATACCTATAGTCCATCTCACCTGTCTCCAATTTACCAGCCATCTAGTGGTGAAATGGACTTGTTGCACTATTCAGTTGGTCCTAATGGTAACATTATGTCTGCTTCCAAGGATGAGATATCAAGCATAATTGCATGTGGACTAGCTATATTAGAAGATCAGCATGGCTTGTTAGACAGGGTTGGAAAAGAATCAGGGGAGATACATAAATCTCATAGCTTGACATCTGTGAATTCTGAAATTTGTACATATTGGTCTTCTGTTGGATATTCAGAGTCTGGAATCAATTTGTCACGTGGTGCTTCCTCACTTTCATTTGATGAGTCATCTACCTCCATTTCTGATGGTTCATTATCTGTTAATCAACTGCTACCTTCAGAAAATCTGCATCCTGAAGTCACTGTGGGAACAGAGAAGGTTTCTGGGAAAAGTATATTCTCAGTAGTTTGTATATATGCAAAGCAATTCTATAAACTTAGAAAGAAATATTGTCCTTCTGAACTTTCCTACATATGTTCCCTAAGCCGTTGCAAGAAGTGGGATGCTCAAGGTGGGAAGAGTAAAGCTTTTTTTGCGAAGTCACTGGATGACAGATTCATAATTAAACAAATCAAGAGGACAGAACTGGATTCCTTCTTAAAATTTGGTCCTGATTATTTTAAGCATGTTTTTCACTCACTAGATTCAGGGAGCGATACTTGTCTCGCAAAGATCATGGGAGTATATCAG GTCCAGCAAAACATTGGTGGCAAGGAAATCAAAACTGATCTTATGGTGATGGAAAATCTACTTTATGGGCATAAAATTTCACGAACATATGATCTCAAGGGCACTGTCTTTTCTCGGTACATTCCAGATGCAAAGCATGGTGAAAAAGTTCTTTTGGATCAGAACTTCGTGGAGGACATGGATAAATCTCCCATTTATGTTAGTGGGAAGACTAAACATCTTCTGCAACGTGCCATTTGGAACGATACATCTTTTCTTACT TCTATAAATGTCATGGACTATTCTTTACTCGTTGGAGTGGATGATGAGCGACAAGAGCTTGTGTTTGGAATTATAGATTATTTGAGGCAGTATACCTGGGACAAACAGCTTGAGACTTGGGTGAAAGCTTCAATGGTTGTTCCTAAGAATGAACTGCCAACCGTTATTTCTCCAAAGGAGTACAAGAAAAGGTTTAGGAAGTTTATGGCCAGATATTTTTTGGCAGTTCCTCTTAGCTGGAACTGTGATCACTGTTCACCCTCATGCATATTCTGTGTTGATAGCAAGAGGAATTCAGCTAAAATACACAATGCAGAGCTGCCAGAACAGTCATAA